GCTGCCAAAGAAGGTACAGACTCACTATAGAGCCGCTCACAAAAGATGGCTTGATCGAGAAGGTGGGTATGGCGAATATATTAACGCTATGGTGGAAGCGTTTTATGAAAATATAAAAGGCGTGCATTATTCAGAATTTGCAGAAATTTCAAAAAAGGTAGTAGAGAATCAAGGCAAGCATACGTATCGATATACGCGAAATCTTATTAAGCAGTTAAAGAAAGATGGTTACTTTCTTTTGGCGGTATCGCACTCACCGAAAACGATTCTCGACCAGTTTTGTCCTAGCCTAGGGTTCGATAAGACATACGGCATGATTTATGAGATTGGACCTGAAGACCGATTAACGGGGGAGACCGTCGATACCCATCTTATTTTAAATAAAGCGTACATTGTAAAGAGGGCAGTAGAAAAGGAAGGACTTACGTTTGAAGGGT
This genomic stretch from Candidatus Kaiserbacteria bacterium harbors:
- a CDS encoding HAD-IB family phosphatase, translated to MSKKQQPVAVFDVDGTIFRSSLLIRLVETMVAEGVLPKKVQTHYRAAHKRWLDREGGYGEYINAMVEAFYENIKGVHYSEFAEISKKVVENQGKHTYRYTRNLIKQLKKDGYFLLAVSHSPKTILDQFCPSLGFDKTYGMIYEIGPEDRLTGETVDTHLILNKAYIVKRAVEKEGLTFEGSIGVGDTESDISFLELVEKPICFNPNANLYRHAKLNDWDVVVERKDVIYEI